The sequence TTTCAACGCTGGAAGCAATCTGTAAGACTCTTAACTGTCAGCCTGGAGATATACTGGAATATGTTCCGGATTCAACTAAATCAGACTAGCGGATAATTATGCGCCGAAAGTGCCCGAAGCAGAGTATGCCTGCTCCGGGTATTTAAGAATTTAATTTGGCGCAGACGTCACTTATCCAAAGCAGTTCCTTTTAACGCTGAACTGCCCCGCATAAATTAAAACTTGTGTACATGCTTCTGGGAAGTGTGGGTGCGTTGAATTTGATCTGATAATCATCAGCCCTCTGTTCTTTATCCAAAGAGGGCTGTCCATTCTGGGCTACAAGCTACATTTTATGCGCTCCATTTATGCTTGTACTTATAAATTTTTTCTTGTTATATTACATCAGCAGAATAATGGACCATTCAGTTAAGATTTACAGCTCTTTATAAAAAAGAAATCAGAGTCAATCCGGAATCCAGAATGAAAAACCTTTTGACCTTTTGCATTTTAATACTGATTCTGCAGGTCATTTTATATCCGCAGGATGCCAGAACAAAATACAAACTCCCAGGATATTCCTTACTAGAGGAAGAGGAACTTTTATCTCACAAAATTTCAGGCAGTAAAGGGCTACTGAACATCCCTGCTCCTCCAGCCAGCAGAATACAAAAAAACAACAGTTTTGAACAAAACGGCAGCATGTTCAAGCCCGTTAAGATTCTTGTTGATACTATTCGAAGATACACCTATGACTACGATAATAATGGGAATCAAACCTCTGAGCTGCTTGAAAATTATAAAGACGGCCGCCTGGAAATGTATTCTAAAACCGTCAGCAGTTATGATGATAAGAATAATCTCATAAATGCTCTTCATTTATTTTGGAATAACGGCCAGTGGGATAATGTTGACCG is a genomic window of Ignavibacteria bacterium containing:
- a CDS encoding helix-turn-helix domain-containing protein; protein product: STLEAICKTLNCQPGDILEYVPDSTKSD